In the Populus trichocarpa isolate Nisqually-1 chromosome 1, P.trichocarpa_v4.1, whole genome shotgun sequence genome, one interval contains:
- the LOC7487571 gene encoding uncharacterized protein LOC7487571 isoform X2, giving the protein MDNCFDDDSLEPLSSTSTRSGGDNEVKAAVHQLLEEGWFFGKLLDVNSKPRMLRCYSDPSPSFDQQILANNCPPSGKSSSTRELLPPGNLTRAPSLPPNIGRSEEKIQETESNTSASGMSRKLTRQLSDQVLIRKPSCVKKKEGISQVKVASHANRNRRSKMVAEGQSSQHSLIRTPSLPPYIGREEMNEESESDEITMSKLIRQAMPLSKDILPRQRSSKDIASETSRFPKNQGRLEKSLSNLESHEVQGFKDKRGFNPPSMVEIFAGLQEKRIYIKRNQDKVREPYPSSSWQVNSCACAPPIPVWASKDSAQDMKAQLKFWARSVASNVR; this is encoded by the exons ATGGataattgttttgatgatgACTCTCTTGAGCCTTTATCATCAACTAGTACAAGATCAGGTGGTGATAATGAAGTGAAAGCTGCAGTTCATCAACTTTTGGAAGAGGGTTGGTTCTTTGGCAAATTGCTGGACGTCAACAGCAAACCAAGAATGCTCAGGTGCTATTCTGATCCTTCTCCGAGCTTCGATCAACAGATTTTAGCAAATAATTGTCCTCCGAGTGGAAAATCTTCATCCACAAGAGAATTACTCCCTCCTGGTAATTTGACTCGTGCACCGTCCTTACCGCCTAATATAGGGAGATCAgaagagaaaatacaagaaacaGAGAGCAATACTAGTGCTAGTGGAATGAGCAGAAAATTGACTAGGCAATTATCAGATCAAGTTTTGATTCGAAAACCAAGTtgtgtgaaaaagaaagaaggaataaGCCAAGTGAAAGTAGCAAGTCATGCTAATAGAAATAGGAGGAGCAAAATGGTGGCGGAGGGGCAATCATCACAGCACAGCTTGATAAGAACACCATCTTTGCCACCTTATATAGGGAGGGAAGAAATGAATGAAGAGAGTGAAAGCGATGAAATTACGATGAGCAAATTGATTCGGCAAGCAATGCCTCTCTCTAAGGATATCTTGCCTCGGCAACGTAGCTCTAAG GATATTGCCTCTGAAACAAGTAGGTTTCCTAAAAATCAAGGGAGATTAGAGAAGAGCCTGAGCAATCTTGAATCTCATGAAGTGCAAGGGTTTAAGGACAAAAGGGGCTTCAATCCACCAAGTATGGTTGAGATATTTGCCGGTTTGCAAGAgaagagaatatatataaagcGAAATCAAGACAAGGTGAGGGAACCTTATCCCTCAAGTTCATGGCAAGTGAACAGTTGCGCCTGTGCTCCTCCGATCCCAGTTTGGGCTTCCAAAGACTCCGCACAGGATATGAAGGCGCAACTCAAGTTTTGGGCCCGATCTGTGGCATCTAACGTGCGCTAG
- the LOC18109599 gene encoding uncharacterized protein LOC18109599 → MAWRKECLDLVLVPLGLMIMSGYHLYLLHRCVRSPETTGIGHENHYRKAWVERVLQVEGKERGLYLTVIASTITASTFLASTSLALSSLIGALVVSSSHNIFINSVVYGDTSSSVITVKYIFLLICFLVAFASFLQCARSLVYANFLISMPNSDIPVSYVQKAVIRGSTFWSIGLRAIYFATNLLMWIFGPIPMFVTSLVLVAILNISDTNSTPFHQFKSAKSHSMFRRISEEVHLHLQQ, encoded by the coding sequence ATGGCTTGGAGAAAGGAGTGCTTGGACCTCGTACTGGTGCCACTAGGTTTAATGATCATGTCTGGCTACCATCTCTACCTTCTACACAGATGTGTAAGATCTCCGGAGACCACAGGCATTGGCCACGAAAATCATTACAGAAAGGCTTGGGTTGAGAGAGTATTGCAGGTAGAGGGAAAAGAAAGGGGTTTATATTTAACAGTAATAGCTAGCACCATAACAGCATCAACTTTCTTGGCATCGACCTCTCTAGCTCTAAGCTCTCTAATCGGAGCATTGGTAGTCAGCTCTTCTCATAACATCTTCATAAACAGTGTCGTATATGGTGATACAAGTTCATCAGTCATCACTGTCAAGTATATCTTCCTGCTCATATGTTTCCTAGTGGcttttgcttcttttcttcAATGTGCGAGGTCCTTAGTCTATGCCAACTTCCTTATCAGCATGCCAAATAGTGATATACCAGTGAGTTACGTGCAGAAGGCAGTTATAAGAGGAAGCACTTTTTGGTCTATTGGGTTAAGAGCGATCTACTTTGCCACAAATTTGCTGATGTGGATTTTTGGTCCAATACCCATGTTCGTAACGTCATTGGTTTTGGTGGCGATTTTGAACATTTCTGACACAAATTCAACCCCATTCCATCAGTTTAAATCTGCTAAGAGTCATAGCATGTTCAGGAGGATAAGTGAGGAGGTACATCTGCACTTGCAACAGTAA
- the LOC7487571 gene encoding uncharacterized protein LOC7487571 isoform X1 codes for MDNCFDDDSLEPLSSTSTRSGGDNEVKAAVHQLLEEGWFFGKLLDVNSKPRMLRCYSDPSPSFDQQILANNCPPSGKSSSTRELLPPGNLTRAPSLPPNIGRSEEKIQETESNTSASGMSRKLTRQLSDQVLIRKPSCVKKKEGISQVKVASHANRNRRSKMVAEGQSSQHSLIRTPSLPPYIGREEMNEESESDEITMSKLIRQAMPLSKDILPRQRSSKMILPKYRPPRNSEEERGDALQDIASETSRFPKNQGRLEKSLSNLESHEVQGFKDKRGFNPPSMVEIFAGLQEKRIYIKRNQDKVREPYPSSSWQVNSCACAPPIPVWASKDSAQDMKAQLKFWARSVASNVR; via the exons ATGGataattgttttgatgatgACTCTCTTGAGCCTTTATCATCAACTAGTACAAGATCAGGTGGTGATAATGAAGTGAAAGCTGCAGTTCATCAACTTTTGGAAGAGGGTTGGTTCTTTGGCAAATTGCTGGACGTCAACAGCAAACCAAGAATGCTCAGGTGCTATTCTGATCCTTCTCCGAGCTTCGATCAACAGATTTTAGCAAATAATTGTCCTCCGAGTGGAAAATCTTCATCCACAAGAGAATTACTCCCTCCTGGTAATTTGACTCGTGCACCGTCCTTACCGCCTAATATAGGGAGATCAgaagagaaaatacaagaaacaGAGAGCAATACTAGTGCTAGTGGAATGAGCAGAAAATTGACTAGGCAATTATCAGATCAAGTTTTGATTCGAAAACCAAGTtgtgtgaaaaagaaagaaggaataaGCCAAGTGAAAGTAGCAAGTCATGCTAATAGAAATAGGAGGAGCAAAATGGTGGCGGAGGGGCAATCATCACAGCACAGCTTGATAAGAACACCATCTTTGCCACCTTATATAGGGAGGGAAGAAATGAATGAAGAGAGTGAAAGCGATGAAATTACGATGAGCAAATTGATTCGGCAAGCAATGCCTCTCTCTAAGGATATCTTGCCTCGGCAACGTAGCTCTAAG ATGATCTTGCCGAAGTACAGACCACCAAGAAACTCAGAGGAGGAAAGAGGTGATGCATTGCAGGATATTGCCTCTGAAACAAGTAGGTTTCCTAAAAATCAAGGGAGATTAGAGAAGAGCCTGAGCAATCTTGAATCTCATGAAGTGCAAGGGTTTAAGGACAAAAGGGGCTTCAATCCACCAAGTATGGTTGAGATATTTGCCGGTTTGCAAGAgaagagaatatatataaagcGAAATCAAGACAAGGTGAGGGAACCTTATCCCTCAAGTTCATGGCAAGTGAACAGTTGCGCCTGTGCTCCTCCGATCCCAGTTTGGGCTTCCAAAGACTCCGCACAGGATATGAAGGCGCAACTCAAGTTTTGGGCCCGATCTGTGGCATCTAACGTGCGCTAG